CGGGGACTCCGGCGGCCTCATCGTAGATGTAACCGCAAATCACACACATATATGTCTTGGAAACTTGCACGCCGGACGTCATCGTCGTTCTATCGAGAATCAAGTAAACTCCGCATTTTATAGGAATGCCCGCCCGGGCAGAACAAGTGTCCGCTGCCCCGCCTCCTATTGTGTTGACCTTCGCCGCTTCGGATCCCAGTGGTGGCGCGGGAATCCAAGCCGATCTTCTAACCCTGTCCAGCATGGGCTGTCATGCGCTGAGCGTGTTGACTGCCATCGTGGTGCAAGACACCGTGGGCGTGGAAAGCATGTACATCGTGGATGCCGACTGGGTCTCGGACCAGGCTCGTTGCGTGTTGGAGGATATGCCAGTCGCGGCATTCAAGGTCGGCGTACTCGGCAGCGTTGACGTCATCGCGGCGGTCGCCGAGATAGTGTCCGATTATCCAGAGGTTCCCTTGATATTGGACCCGGTACTGGCCTCGGGCCGCGGGGATGAGTTGGCGAGCGAGGCGGTGATCACCGCCATGCGCGAGTTGCTCATTCCGCAAACCACGGTACTTACGCCAAACAGTTTGGAGTTGCGCCGCTTGGTGCAAAGCGAATTAGACGAAGAAGAAGCAAGCATCGAAGCTTGCTCGCAGCGCTTGTTGGAATTAGGTTGCGAGTATGTCCTGGTCACTGGTACCCACGAGAATACTCCGCAGGTCGTCAATCTTCTGTACTCGCGTGAAGGCCTGGTGCGCAGCGATACTTGGCAGCGCTTACCGGGCAGCTACCATGGTTCGGGGTGCACCTTGGCCTCCGCCATTGCGGCTACCATAGCCAATGGACTGGATGTGCCAGAAGCCGTGCGCGATGCTCAAGAATTCACTTGGCAAGCCTTGAACGGCGCCTACCGGCCAGGCATGGGGCAGATGATTCCCGACCGTTTGTTCTGGGCACGCGAGGATGCTGAAGGCCCATCCGATTAGGGGCTTGTACGCCATCACACCGGCCGTCGGTGACGAAGCGGATTATTTTCCGCGCATCGAACGAGCCCTGGCTGGAGGTGTGTCCTTGTTACAGTACCGAGACAAGACGGCGGATCGCGCGAGCGCACGCCGGCGCGCGCTCCGCCTACGCCAGCTTTGCGGGCGCTTTTGCGTCCCTTTGATCGTCAACGACGATGCCGAACTCGCCCGCGAAACGCAAGCCGCTGGCGTGCACTTGGGGCGAGAAGATCAAGACATCGCGCGCGCGCGCGCGCTGCTGGGCATGGACGCGATCATTGGCGTATCTTGTTACGATCGGATCGAGCGCGCTCGCGAGGCGCAAGCACAGGGCGCGAATTACGTGGCTTTCGGGAGCGTTTTTCCATCGCAAGTCAAGCCTGGGGCGGTGCGATCTTCGTTGAAGCTGATTCGCGAGGCGAGGGATGAAATGCGGATTCCCATCGTCGCCATAGGCGGCATAGACTTGGGAAATGCCGCTCGGGTGATCGAGGCGGGTGCGCATTGCATCGCGGTCATCACCGCATTATTTTCCGC
This is a stretch of genomic DNA from Betaproteobacteria bacterium. It encodes these proteins:
- the thiD gene encoding bifunctional hydroxymethylpyrimidine kinase/phosphomethylpyrimidine kinase, producing MPARAEQVSAAPPPIVLTFAASDPSGGAGIQADLLTLSSMGCHALSVLTAIVVQDTVGVESMYIVDADWVSDQARCVLEDMPVAAFKVGVLGSVDVIAAVAEIVSDYPEVPLILDPVLASGRGDELASEAVITAMRELLIPQTTVLTPNSLELRRLVQSELDEEEASIEACSQRLLELGCEYVLVTGTHENTPQVVNLLYSREGLVRSDTWQRLPGSYHGSGCTLASAIAATIANGLDVPEAVRDAQEFTWQALNGAYRPGMGQMIPDRLFWAREDAEGPSD
- a CDS encoding thiamine phosphate synthase, yielding MLKAHPIRGLYAITPAVGDEADYFPRIERALAGGVSLLQYRDKTADRASARRRALRLRQLCGRFCVPLIVNDDAELARETQAAGVHLGREDQDIARARALLGMDAIIGVSCYDRIERAREAQAQGANYVAFGSVFPSQVKPGAVRSSLKLIREARDEMRIPIVAIGGIDLGNAARVIEAGAHCIAVITALFSAPDTGELARAFAGLFSPVAHRG